Below is a genomic region from Panthera tigris isolate Pti1 chromosome E1, P.tigris_Pti1_mat1.1, whole genome shotgun sequence.
CACAGAAATCTGCAGATGCCACCCCGGTCCCTGACTGAATGCTCCTGCGGCCTCCGTGAGGCAGGCCAGGCACTGGTctatttccatttctcccttcgACCCCATTTCACATCCTCCTGGCTcactgtcctccccacccctaaGGTGTTGCGAATATAAACAAATTCACAAGCATGCAGTTAACTTAATGTCCGATCAGACTGTCAGAGTCACGATCACCTCCCAAACTGAGCTACCAGAGAGGTGTCTAGGACTTGGTGGTGTGGATCTAAGGCCTCCACAGTCAGAAAGCTGAGGACTGCAGAGGGGCTCTGACTTCTGAGACAACTCCAAAAAGCTGTGCAAGTGgacttggacatttttttttttttaccttgagtAGCAGTGggtttagtttaaaaataaatggtggggagagggagggacaaacAAACACCCGGTCTTTCAGAGCTTGGAAAGTAACTCTCACATGAATATGCTCTCCCACCACCTAAACATGTTTTTTAGGGGGggctggctggctcaatcggtagagcacgtgactctcaATTTTacggttgtgaatttgagccccatgtcaggggtagagtttacttttaaaataaataaagtttaactaagtaactaactaaataataaataaaaaacatgctttaaaaaaaaaaattgttctttttaaagtaggctctacacccaacgtgaggcttgaactcatgacccggaggacaagagtcacatgctcttctgactgagccagacagccACCCCATAAAACCACAGTTTAGTTTCCTTAGCTAGAAAATGAGTATAGTACTTGCCCTGCCTTCCTCACTGGACACTGAGGTCAAGCCAGAGGATGCAAAGGAGACTTATTTTCATACAAGAAAACCTACCTccccccccctacacacacacacacacacacacacacacacacacacacacacacccttccatCCACCAAACAAGATGAAAGCCATGAGCATGAGCACACTTATCCCGGGTAACAGGAGAGACCAGACTTGGGCCACAGAAGCAGCAGTCAGAAAAAAGGTGACTACatcaggcacagagcccagctcaaaTCTAAGTTCAAACGCAAAATACTTGAGTTCCACAAAAGCTGAGCTGAGTACAGCTgggccagcccctctccccaggggCTCCCCCGTCTTCCCTACGGAGCTACGGAGCTCGCCAGCCCTGGTAGCCGGCCCTTAGCACACGCAGGGACCGAGTAAAACGTGACAAGCCAATGGCACTGCCTGGATGGAGAGGAAACTTTGGTTTTGCTGTTTTCCTGGCAACTCCAGGCCCGCATCAGAAAATCTCTTCCCCTCACTTCTTAGGACATCTCCCATGGCATACACTCAACTGTGCACAAGACGGTGCTGGGATGGCGCCTGGCCTTGGATTAACTGAGCTGCTGTTGTACGCACTGCTGGTAATGGATCATTAAAAAAGCCGGGAGTCAGAAAAATAGCATCCGTGTCTTTGAACGGCTCCTGCTGTCCCAGCAGCCTACCCTGCTGGCAGAACTAGCTGCTGAGCACCAACTCCAGGAAGAAAAGGAGCGAACAGAAGAAGGCCAACCCAGCTTGCTGTTTTTTGGCTGAGTAGGGAATTGACACAGACCACCTCCGGCTCCTGTCTGGAAGTTTTGAGATCAGAGAGCTTCAGGCACAGCTGGGTTCACAGCTGCACCATTTGGAGCATTGGACTCATTAATATTCATGAGTCATCCCCACCAATCGGCAGAGCGGATGCCATTAGCTTAGCATCTGTCGGGTTTTTGTGAGGGTTGCGTAtggagtttttttccccttttaaatgaACTTCTTTTGACATTTTGGATTTGCCTCTGTAGGTTTTCTAGCCTCGCCTTGCTCCGCTGCATCATATAAAGGAGAGACCCAGGGGAGGCGGGCAGGAAAGAGGGATGGGTCCCAGCCAGGGCTCTGCATCTGCCTGTTGAcaaactttatttctctttcagcaCCTGGCACCTCAGACAGGCTGCGAGGACGGAAGCGGCAGCAGGTAAATTATCCCTAACAAGGTTCATGCCCACAAGTGCGAGAAAAGCCGGATCCTGGCTCTCCAGAAGACGACCCTTCCTTCAGCGGTGGACTAGCGCGGCACACACAGTGCCGGAGAGCTGCGGCCCCCGGCTCTGAACCGTTATTTCCACGCTGATAAATTCATGATTTATGAAAGCAACTActgccagccctccctccctcctcctctgctacAGCTTGTTAGACACGAATGGCAACAACCGTCTTAAATACTTGGAATTTTATTTCAGGCCAAAGCCCCTCAACTCTGAACTAAATGCCATGACAGTCCCACAGCACAGGCTGGTGTTAAAGGAGCCCGCAGACAGGGCGCGGTGGCcagaggaggggggggtgggCGAGAGGAGAAccgcacacccacacccacacccacacctaaGCGCCACGCAATGCACACCGCCAGCAGCACTCGGCTCCTACCCGCTCGGCTCTCCACGGAGAGGAATTATGGCAGCAGGAGGGCAGAATGCCTCATTGTGTGAAGGCGTGTTGTTCCTCACCTCCATCCCCAGAGCCCTCTCTCCAGGCACAGACAAAGCCCTTGCGCCCCATTGGACTGAACATACGGCCTCCCTGCAACACAGCAACACAGCAGAGGGACACTGTGGTAGCTGAAGCCCCGGGGGCAGGAGGCTATTactcagggagaagagaaggattcaaaaaagaaaggagcCCACGCTAACCGTGCAGAAAACACAGTCACATCTCTGCTTTGTAACCGGAAAAGAGAGCGACAGCGCAGGACCCAGGACAgccttttctaaaacaaaacccCGAGCTGTTGCCTTTCCTCGGGCTGTGACCGACTGCTTCTCTTCCGCAGATGGCCATGAGCTATTTCATGAATCTCAGGCCCCACGCGGTGAGACAGAGGTCTCAAGATATGCGGGAAACCCCGGCGACAGAGGAGTCACAGCACTGTTCCATTCTGTGGGATTAGTGAAGGAAGGCAAGCGAGGGGGTGGGAGAATCGACATTCACCCCCTGGTCCACCAAAGGAGGCAGGCAAGAGGCCAGCCTCCCAGAAACAAAGTGCTCCAAGGGCCGCAGCAAAAACACAGCCCCCGGGAATACAACTACGCAAGTGTTTCTGTTGGGTCAGTATTCAATAGGACAGCTTAAAATCTGCCACTTGCAGGTCCCCAAAACCAGTCACCTGAGGCAATGCTCTCGGGTCCATTAACGAACATCTAAAGAAACTCAGCTCCCAGGGGAGTAAAtataccaccccccacccagtgTTTCCGTGCAAAACCAACAGCCCGCGGGCCTTACGCCTACCTTACAACTGTACAGTGTTTAATCCTGCGGAGGAAGCCTGAGGAGCTATTGCGACCCGCCTCTGTGCAACCAACCTGAGCAGAGGCAACCGTAAGACACTAAGTGGCCCAACTGCCCACACCTACCCTGTGCCCGATCCCACCCCAGCAAGTCCCCTTGCCGCCTTGGAGCAGAACCCAGGGCTCAGACCAGAGCTCATTTCTCCACAACCGTTTCTAACTGCCCAGGGTCCAAAGGCACAGCATGGTCCCCTGCCATGGCCCTCCTCACTGGCTGAGGAGCAGATGTCCCCTCATCGGGTCTTGTAAAATCACAGCATGATGGCGAgggggagggtggcagagggGGGCTTTCCAAGGAAGGAGCTTCAGAGTCAACAACGGGAGCCCACACCTCGAAACGGTCCTTTTCTTCCCTGGGAGGTGGTGAGGGAGAGCTCCTCCTGCCCGATCGTGGAAGAAAGCAGCAACTGGGAAAGGACGGGACGGGAAAAAGAAGGGCAtgagcagagaaacaaaaatcaatagataaacacaagtgaacaaacaaacaaacggtgGGCCGGCCATacaaatggagtattatttggccataaaaaggaattaaacacTGAAACCCCCTACAATACGGATGCACCTTGAAAACGCGGAGTCGAAGAAGCCAAGCACAAAAGACCACACCTCGTATGACTCTGCTTGTGTGAGATGTTcagaacagacaaatccacagaTGCAGAAAGTAAACTAGCGCTCATCAGGGGTTAGGAGTTTGGGAAAATGGGGAGTCCCTGCTAATGGGTCCAAGGTTTCTTTGGGGATGATAAAAATTGGGGTTCTAAAATGGACTATGGTGACTGacggttgcacaactttgtgaacaaattaaaaactacattaaCTGTAACATTAAAAGGATGAcgtttaaaatatgtaaattataactcaataaagttacttttttttataagattttatttttaagtaatctctaaacccaatgtgaggcttgatctcacaaactcaagatcgagagtcacgcgctccactgactgagccagccaggtgccccaaaattgtTACTTGAACAGGGCAGGagtcgggggggaggggggggtgcctgggtgactcagtcagttgagtgtctaaattcagctcaggtcatgatctcgcagctcaggagttcgagccccacatcgggctcgctgctgtcggctcagagcccacttcggatcctctgtcctccctctctctctgcccctcccctgctcatgctcgctctcaaaaataaaataaccatttaaaaaattaattaattacataaaatggcggggagagaaataaagaacagaatgagaaagtcttctcttcttttccccaaGTTTCAATAGGAGAGCCTGCTACCCAGGGACGAGGTAGCCCAGATGCTCAGACCCTAGCGCACAAGATGAGAAAACCATGCACAAGGGGAAGGAGGCCTCTTCTGAAAGGCTGCCAATGCCGTGACAGGACCTTCTCTATCCAGCGGACACCTCACTGGCCCGGGCTACAGTAGTCCTAGCCCTCGGTGCCTCAGAAATGAGAGCTCCAGTACCTCTTAGGCTGGTCTCCTTTAGCCAGGTGAGAAGAACCCCGCCTCTCCTCCTGGACCCAGCCACAGTTTGACATAGCATAGTGAAGAATGGCGTCAGAAACCGTCATGGGGCTTCGGCCCTGGACACAGGCTTCGATCTCGGGCACCGAGAGCTGGCTTTGCAGGAAGAGGTGTAACTGGCTGTCTGACAGGAGGACCACACTCTGCAGGACCCTGGGGAAAACACAGGACGTACAACACAGCATCACCCTGAGCagctgccctccccagccccacttgCTGAAGAGCTTCCGGCTTGAGGGAGCACTGAAGGTATGGGGGTGCGAGAAAGGCATCTACCATAAATGTGCCTGTCTATTCAAAGGGACCATTCTgcctggccccctccccctccccgcccacccgcACGAGGCAGGTGCTAGCCCACCACGCCCACTCACTTTTCCAGGAAGTGCTGCAGACCTTGCCGGCGCTTCTCAATGAACTCATCAGAGCTGCCAAAGAAGGTTGACTTCCCAGGAAGTTCAGGTACAGGGCTGTGGGGTCACATAATGTTGAACACCCAAGATGAGTGTGACATTAAAGACAGTCATTCCACCCCCTGAGCGAGGAAACCCCCTAAAAAGAGGCACAAATCAATACACATAGCTTTTaataaggtggggaggggggcaaggcTAATGCCGACTGCGGGACAtccatgtgtcaggcaccatcagagaagttaagtaaatttcccgatgtcacacagctagtaaccaGCAGAGTTGGTATTTGAATCACATCTATGACTTCAAAACTTCATTGCTGCCATACTACATTGTTTACAAAACCCACTCCCACCATCagcttttagggtttttttgtttgtttgttttttaagtgcattatttattttgagagaggggcagagagagaatcccaagcaggctctgcactggaagcatggagcccgacacagggctcgaacccaagaaccaagagatcatgacctaagccaaaaccaagagccacctaaccaactgagccatccaggcgcccctgtcagctcttattttaaaaaggaaaagacttggggtaccagggtggctcagtcagttaagtgtccaacttcggctcaggtcatgatctcatggttcgtgagttcgaggcccgcatcagactctctgctatCAACAcaaaagcctgcttcagatccttgtcccccttctgtctctgcccttctctcgctctctctctctcaaaaataataaatttttaaaaataaattaaatagatagatagatagatagatagataaataaataaataaataagaagaagaagaaacctgGACACGGagatgtggagcctgctgggtCCCTGCATGTAAATTAAGACCTACCTCCTCCAACCCAAGCAGGTCACATGCTTAGAATTTTCTAAAAGTAGTTGAGTTGTAGCAAGCCATCCACAAATTCTTTAAACCTCCCTAGCTTCTattatgaacatatttttaagaaaacaacaggccaggggcccctgggtggcttagtagggtaagcatccaacttcggctcaggtcaagatctcacagctcgtgagttcgagttccacatccggctctgtgctgacagctcggagcccggagcctgcttcggattctgtgtctccctctctcctctgccctgtccccaaCTCATACGCACGTGTGCGTGCatacactcttgctctctctaaaataaatagacttaaaaacaaaaaacaaaaaaaacaggccaGGCAATAGGATGCAGGATCCGTCAGAGGAAATCCCAACTGGCAACGAGGACCTGACCCATGACAGCGGCTTCATCAGTCCCACATGTTAACTAACCGGCTCGGGCACCCACAGGCCACCTCTCCCCAGAGCATTCTGTTCTAAACTGTCTCCAGTTTTAGGACTTATTTGGGATGGTGTAAGTGAGGAGTGAACAGTACTACTTTCCCTAAGGCCTTCAGTCTGTTATGTCTCTCAGAAAATTTCTctgcacaaaaaagaaaaaaaaattaagattttttacAGGTCAAATGGACAGGAACACCACTGGTCACGTTAAGTCCAGGTGCTAACAGGTTTCTGATAACCAGTGACACGCACACATAAAATGCTAGCAGTACACTTGTTTAGCCCTGGATGAATAtgcatataaaaaaagaaaaatatttttgatatttgtatGACTTTGTTAGGtcaaaatactagaaataagAACTCTGCCTTTACTTTTTCCACTGacttgaaaacataatttaagaACACATTTCTCAATTTCCTAAGTGCCTGACACGTtgccaggtttgtttgttttttattgtaaacTCTGGTTCTCACATAAGCACCAGTCTCAGATCCAAGAAAGAAGCAGAAGCAAACTCACACTAAACCAGCATTTCTCTGTAGCTGCTTTCTCAGCCACACGAACTCACGGTAGCGGCGACGCACACAGGACGTCTTGGCGGTAAAGGCCTTGCTGTTGGTCTACAGGAGGAAGTacgtgaaaaagaaaaaaacaggtagAAAAAGACCAAGTTTACATGAACTCCCCATGGTCCCTCTGACGGAGGATCCAAGCCATCAGGCCTGATCAAGGGCTCTGACCAGAGCAAGGTGCCACCAGGCAGCCAGAAAGCAACTCTCACCCATTATCTCAAGTTcatgcccttcctccctccttttcttctgtctccGGACTGTCAAAATACCCACAAAAAGGTTCTGCCTCAGCACTAGCCCTCAGTGCTAGAGAGTGTTGATCCCAATGCAAAAGTGTGATGCACTTACGTGGAGAAATATCTTATAATCCACATAAGAATTCCAGGAGCCCTCATTCTGCACGCGGGGGTCCTGAACACGCACAGTGATCACCTCCTGGAGGTAAGAAAGGCTCCTTCAGCTTCGGCTCAGCCACACAGTAAGGCAACTTTGACAACACAGGTGGCCAGATTTTTCCAATTAGCACcaactttcattcatttattcattcaattcaaCAAGGATTTATTGACCACCCACTATGTGTCAGACTCGGGTCTAAGGCACTGGGGGCAGAACATgaacaag
It encodes:
- the SNX11 gene encoding sorting nexin-11 isoform X1, whose protein sequence is MGFCCRMLENQEQEEVITVRVQDPRVQNEGSWNSYVDYKIFLHTNSKAFTAKTSCVRRRYREFVWLRKQLQRNAGLVPVPELPGKSTFFGSSDEFIEKRRQGLQHFLEKVLQSVVLLSDSQLHLFLQSQLSVPEIEACVQGRSPMTVSDAILHYAMSNCGWVQEERRGSSHLAKGDQPKSCCFLPRSGRRSSPSPPPREEKDRFEVGCTEAGRNSSSGFLRRIKHCTVVREAVCSVQWGARALSVPGERALGMEVRNNTPSHNEAFCPPAAIIPLRGEPSG
- the SNX11 gene encoding sorting nexin-11 isoform X2, whose translation is MGFCCRMLENQEQEEVITVRVQDPRVQNEGSWNSYVDYKIFLHTNSKAFTAKTSCVRRRYREFVWLRKQLQRNAGLVPVPELPGKSTFFGSSDEFIEKRRQGLQHFLEKVLQSVVLLSDSQLHLFLQSQLSVPEIEACVQGRSPMTVSDAILHYAMSNCGWVQEERRGSSHLAKGDQPKSCCFLPRSGRRSSPSPPPREEKDRFEVWAPVVDSEAPSLESPPLPPSPSPSCCDFTRPDEGTSAPQPVRRAMAGDHAVPLDPGQLETVVEK